From one Aquicella siphonis genomic stretch:
- the queA gene encoding tRNA preQ1(34) S-adenosylmethionine ribosyltransferase-isomerase QueA, with product MQLSDFNFDLPPELIARYPLEKRSASRLICLESRSNSICHRYFPAILELIEEGDLLVFNDTRVIPARLRGRKSTGGEVEILVERILDEKRILAQVRSSKPLRLGSYLSLTNYQFLEVTDRQNQFYELRYNNERESILEMIESIGQIPLPPYMQRSAEEEDRERYQTVYARHKGSVAAPTAGLHFDQDLLRHLQDKKIEMGYLTLHIGAGTFAPVRVNQIQEHVMHPEYLEVSPELCANILAAKARGKRVIAVGTTSLRALETAMQSGTAQPYRGETSIFIYPGYQFRCVDALITNLHLPRSTLLMLVCAFGGYAKVMQAYQDAVRHAYRFYSYGDAMWIEKAESF from the coding sequence ATGCAGCTGAGTGATTTTAATTTTGATTTGCCCCCGGAACTGATTGCGCGGTATCCGCTGGAAAAACGCAGCGCCAGCCGTCTCATCTGCCTTGAGAGCCGCAGCAACAGCATCTGTCACCGTTACTTCCCAGCCATTCTGGAATTGATAGAGGAAGGGGATTTGCTGGTTTTTAACGATACCCGCGTCATTCCTGCGCGATTGAGGGGACGCAAAAGCACAGGCGGGGAAGTGGAAATTCTGGTGGAGAGAATTCTGGATGAAAAGCGCATTCTGGCTCAGGTGCGCTCGAGTAAACCTTTGCGTCTGGGCAGTTATCTTTCACTGACTAATTATCAGTTTCTGGAAGTGACTGATCGCCAGAATCAGTTTTACGAACTGCGTTATAACAACGAACGTGAATCAATATTGGAAATGATTGAATCCATCGGTCAGATCCCGCTGCCGCCTTATATGCAGCGTTCGGCGGAAGAAGAAGACAGGGAACGTTATCAGACTGTCTACGCGCGTCACAAGGGTTCTGTCGCCGCGCCGACAGCCGGGCTGCATTTTGATCAGGATTTGTTGCGGCATTTGCAGGATAAAAAAATCGAGATGGGTTATCTGACCTTGCATATCGGCGCGGGAACGTTTGCGCCTGTCAGGGTCAATCAGATCCAGGAACATGTCATGCATCCCGAATATCTGGAAGTGTCACCGGAGTTGTGCGCCAATATTCTCGCGGCCAAGGCGCGCGGAAAGCGTGTGATCGCGGTTGGCACCACCAGCCTGCGCGCGCTTGAAACGGCGATGCAAAGCGGGACAGCACAACCTTACCGGGGCGAAACCAGTATTTTCATCTATCCCGGGTATCAATTTCGCTGTGTGGATGCGCTGATTACTAATCTGCATTTGCCGCGGTCTACCCTGTTGATGCTGGTATGCGCGTTTGGCGGATATGCGAAAGTCATGCAGGCTTATCAGGACGCGGTCAGGCATGCGTATCGTTTTTACAGTTATGGCGACGCCATGTGGATAGAAAAAGCCGAGTCATTCTGA
- the nuoN gene encoding NADH-quinone oxidoreductase subunit NuoN has protein sequence MNFFAAMPEIFILSMACLILVVDAFLPERRRNVTYLLVQLTLVAAFVLTVPQFKDYPGPITTFSGNYVVDDLAVTCKLFMYLFSLFAFAYAREYLQARKIPRGEYYLLGLFSVLGMSIMVSAYTFLTIYLGLELLSLSLYAMVAMNKKSSDATEAAMKYFVLGALASGILLYGISLLYGVTGSIQLGAVAGTLQSRDDVVPVVALIFVMAGLIFKFGAVPFHMWVPDVYQGASTPTTLFIASAPKIAAFAITVRILVQAMPSLQNQWELILIVISILSMFLGNLLAIAQVNLKRMLAYSSIAHIGYALLGILAGPNSSQGYSAAMFYISTYVLVAAGAFAIIAIMSREGFEFDKLDDYRGLNARNPWLAFMMLLLLFSMAGVPPTVGFFAKLGLLEALVQAKLVWLAVLALVFALVGAYYYLRVVMLMYFEEPSEGMINMPITVSSDMMIAISINGAAALLLGLLPSFFIDLCRISVG, from the coding sequence ATGAATTTTTTTGCCGCTATGCCGGAAATATTCATACTCAGTATGGCGTGTCTCATCCTGGTCGTTGACGCGTTTTTACCCGAACGCCGGCGCAATGTGACCTATCTGCTGGTGCAGCTTACACTGGTTGCGGCCTTTGTTCTGACAGTGCCGCAATTCAAGGATTATCCCGGCCCCATCACTACTTTCAGCGGCAATTATGTTGTAGATGACCTGGCTGTCACCTGCAAGCTGTTCATGTACCTGTTCAGTCTTTTTGCCTTCGCGTACGCGCGCGAATATTTGCAGGCACGCAAGATTCCCCGCGGTGAATATTATCTGCTGGGATTGTTTTCCGTGCTGGGTATGTCCATCATGGTTTCCGCCTACACATTCCTGACTATCTATCTCGGGCTGGAACTGCTGTCTTTATCTCTTTATGCCATGGTCGCGATGAATAAAAAATCCAGCGATGCAACGGAAGCCGCGATGAAATATTTCGTGCTTGGCGCCCTGGCATCAGGGATTTTATTGTATGGCATTTCCCTGTTGTACGGCGTCACAGGCAGTATCCAGCTTGGCGCGGTCGCCGGCACGCTGCAGTCACGGGATGATGTCGTGCCCGTGGTGGCGTTGATATTCGTCATGGCGGGCCTGATTTTCAAATTCGGCGCGGTGCCATTCCATATGTGGGTGCCGGATGTCTATCAGGGCGCGTCTACACCGACCACCTTGTTCATTGCCAGCGCTCCGAAGATTGCCGCGTTCGCCATTACCGTGCGCATTCTTGTGCAAGCCATGCCCAGTCTGCAAAACCAATGGGAACTGATATTGATCGTCATCTCGATACTGTCCATGTTCCTTGGCAACCTGCTTGCTATCGCTCAAGTCAATCTCAAGCGCATGCTTGCCTACTCATCTATCGCCCATATCGGCTATGCCTTGCTGGGTATTCTCGCGGGTCCGAATTCCTCGCAGGGATATTCCGCAGCCATGTTTTATATTTCCACCTATGTGCTGGTTGCGGCGGGCGCGTTCGCCATTATCGCCATCATGAGCAGGGAAGGCTTTGAATTTGACAAGCTCGATGATTACCGGGGTTTGAATGCGCGCAATCCGTGGCTTGCATTCATGATGCTGCTGTTGCTGTTTTCCATGGCGGGCGTTCCCCCCACGGTGGGTTTTTTCGCCAAACTGGGCCTGCTTGAAGCGCTGGTGCAGGCCAAACTGGTCTGGCTGGCGGTACTCGCGCTGGTTTTCGCGCTGGTGGGCGCTTATTATTATTTACGTGTTGTCATGCTCATGTATTTTGAAGAACCTAGCGAAGGCATGATTAACATGCCGATTACGGTGTCTTCCGATATGATGATAGCCATCAGTATTAACGGCGCCGCCGCGCTGTTACTGGGACTACTGCCCAGTTTTTTCATCGATTTGTGCAGAATTTCGGTCGGATAA
- the secF gene encoding protein translocase subunit SecF, whose product MEFFKHNTTINFMAQRKWAAMLSVILFTLSLISLAYYGLNWGLDFTGGTQIQLSYPQAADLVQIHDNLEKAGFPEAVVISYGTSRDVLVSLVPKENEPAMLDEKTRTAMVTKVLEALPGAKMTQVDYIGPTVGQEMASKGLMAIIIALLGTMVYIAFRFDMRFAIGSTVALVHDPIIIVGVFSFFHIEFNLITLAAVLTVIGYSLNDTIVIFDRVRENFRKFRKADALEVMNQSINQTLSRTIMTSALTLTVVLALFFLGGTLLYGFALALIIGIVVGTYSSIYVAGSLTLALGLTRQHLIAVPKEADERP is encoded by the coding sequence ATGGAATTTTTTAAACATAATACGACTATCAATTTCATGGCCCAGCGCAAATGGGCAGCCATGTTGTCCGTGATTCTTTTTACGCTCTCCCTGATTTCACTCGCTTATTACGGCTTGAACTGGGGCCTGGACTTTACCGGCGGAACGCAAATCCAGCTAAGCTATCCGCAGGCCGCGGATCTGGTGCAAATTCACGATAATCTGGAAAAAGCCGGTTTTCCCGAAGCCGTCGTGATCAGCTACGGTACGTCCAGGGATGTGCTGGTCAGCCTGGTGCCTAAAGAAAATGAACCAGCCATGCTGGATGAAAAAACTCGTACCGCCATGGTGACCAAAGTATTGGAAGCCCTGCCTGGCGCGAAAATGACCCAGGTGGATTATATCGGTCCGACGGTAGGACAGGAGATGGCCAGCAAAGGCTTGATGGCTATCATTATCGCGCTGCTGGGAACCATGGTGTATATCGCTTTCCGTTTTGACATGCGGTTCGCGATCGGATCGACGGTCGCGCTGGTGCATGATCCCATTATTATCGTCGGTGTGTTTTCCTTTTTTCACATTGAATTCAATCTTATTACATTGGCAGCAGTATTAACGGTGATTGGCTATTCACTGAATGACACCATTGTTATTTTTGACAGGGTGCGGGAAAACTTTCGCAAGTTCCGCAAGGCTGACGCGCTGGAAGTCATGAATCAGTCTATCAACCAGACATTGTCGCGAACCATCATGACATCAGCACTGACTCTTACCGTGGTACTCGCCCTGTTTTTCCTCGGCGGCACTCTTTTATATGGTTTTGCCCTGGCGCTGATTATCGGTATTGTTGTCGGTACCTATTCCTCAATTTATGTCGCGGGTTCATTGACGCTTGCCCTGGGGCTGACGCGTCAGCACTTGATCGCGGTGCCTAAAGAAGCGGATGAAAGGCCGTAA
- a CDS encoding metallophosphoesterase, giving the protein MFRPIPPEIASRIEEDKEARKRRIEPAEHAAYAAKPKVYRLYKSSKMGSMQPSSSLLLDLEEPSSTSSEEEISSVSVKKTSKVSAESPLRFFTLGCQGNAKSAQIMVANLMEQVASQSDAPPDFILILGDNFYDWGVDAPDNPMFQTNFHAIYQNPKLGTISKIPCFVILGNHDENLHKLGVLEAEKGVSRGMHQVAHTYLPRTKKYPTTESLQQLYRSHTDDEVVDLDLDNLPSWNMPSRTYSLISGDTQIFCIDSNTYVSDYLKMIAGDENPYNQAIWVAEEVRKAKESGRKVLLALHHPPVTPGKRAFHNDISLYLSKQEIASEAFNSCFGKLMHEHSVSYNTLMLETFKQQKLVFDAIFAAHDHDIYYYNNKESRDMEYPVCQITSGGGGGGLQERESFDQQQDMGCFLKRHGFTVVDCPQGDRPLHFNICTVPKSQTDRAFHLHFDSADHRPYRTYPKEMLKEEKEATEQFCRVVEIALYRYLGEFLGPRQKREKGSFLGTSPISGNVSHGKDGVERAHTIWAYICQAHGDSLLNTLKTVHSLSRWGGTFTSPTAHSFITLLNAEIEKKYGKGMNMDRLIETVEKQQRNERRFF; this is encoded by the coding sequence ATGTTCCGCCCAATTCCGCCCGAAATAGCATCCCGCATAGAAGAAGATAAAGAAGCCAGAAAACGCCGCATTGAACCGGCAGAACATGCCGCTTACGCAGCCAAGCCCAAGGTATACAGATTGTATAAATCATCAAAAATGGGAAGCATGCAGCCCAGCAGTTCCCTGTTGCTGGACCTGGAGGAGCCCAGCTCTACCTCCAGCGAAGAAGAAATCAGCTCTGTGTCTGTCAAAAAGACCAGCAAGGTTTCCGCAGAATCCCCTTTGCGATTTTTCACGCTGGGCTGCCAGGGAAACGCCAAAAGCGCCCAGATCATGGTCGCCAATCTCATGGAGCAAGTCGCGTCGCAGTCGGACGCACCGCCGGATTTCATCCTGATACTGGGCGATAATTTTTATGACTGGGGTGTGGACGCGCCGGACAATCCCATGTTTCAGACCAATTTCCATGCCATCTATCAGAATCCCAAACTGGGAACCATCAGCAAGATACCCTGTTTTGTCATACTCGGAAATCATGATGAAAACCTGCATAAGCTGGGCGTACTGGAAGCTGAAAAAGGCGTTTCCCGCGGCATGCATCAAGTCGCCCACACCTATTTGCCTCGGACAAAGAAATATCCCACCACCGAATCCTTGCAACAATTGTATCGCAGCCATACCGACGACGAAGTCGTTGACCTGGACCTGGATAATTTACCCTCCTGGAATATGCCCAGCCGCACTTATTCACTGATCAGCGGTGATACCCAGATTTTTTGCATTGATTCGAATACTTATGTGTCTGACTATCTCAAAATGATTGCCGGAGACGAGAATCCCTATAATCAGGCCATTTGGGTAGCGGAAGAAGTTCGCAAAGCAAAAGAATCCGGCCGAAAAGTATTGCTCGCTTTGCATCATCCGCCTGTCACACCAGGCAAACGGGCTTTCCATAATGACATCAGTCTCTATCTTTCCAAGCAAGAGATCGCCAGCGAAGCATTTAATAGCTGCTTCGGCAAGCTGATGCACGAGCACAGTGTTTCCTATAACACACTCATGCTGGAAACGTTCAAACAGCAAAAACTCGTGTTTGACGCTATCTTCGCGGCCCATGATCACGATATTTATTATTACAACAACAAGGAATCCAGAGACATGGAATATCCGGTCTGCCAGATTACCTCCGGCGGAGGCGGCGGAGGCTTGCAGGAAAGAGAAAGCTTTGACCAGCAACAGGACATGGGTTGTTTTCTCAAACGCCACGGTTTCACCGTGGTGGATTGCCCGCAAGGCGATCGCCCCCTGCATTTCAACATATGTACTGTGCCCAAGTCCCAGACTGATCGCGCCTTTCACTTGCACTTTGACAGTGCTGACCACAGACCTTACCGCACTTATCCAAAAGAAATGCTCAAGGAAGAAAAAGAGGCAACCGAACAATTTTGCAGGGTGGTGGAGATTGCGCTGTACCGATATCTAGGCGAGTTTCTGGGCCCGCGCCAAAAACGTGAAAAAGGCAGCTTTCTGGGTACCAGCCCTATCTCTGGAAATGTCAGCCATGGTAAAGACGGCGTGGAGCGCGCGCACACCATATGGGCGTATATCTGCCAAGCACACGGGGACAGTTTACTGAACACATTGAAAACTGTGCACTCACTGTCCCGCTGGGGAGGCACTTTTACCAGCCCGACAGCGCATTCGTTCATCACACTGCTTAATGCTGAAATTGAGAAAAAATATGGAAAAGGCATGAACATGGACAGGCTAATTGAAACGGTCGAAAAACAGCAGCGGAATGAACGCAGATTTTTCTAA
- a CDS encoding HlyD family secretion protein, with protein sequence MHLKRICIILVLVWTTVTAAGCSRSEQGKAQGYVEGRYTYMATSVSGVLKQLRVQRGARVKQGDILFVLEKKPESDEYREAQEDLKQSVAARDAIAANLEYAKITYQRYKVLVPKNAIEKSQLDNARSNYESLAAQLAQSNAKIASTSAVLEKMKWTEEQKEVSAPVDAVVFDTYYRLGEYTSASQPVLSLLAPADIKVVFYVSETVLGGLKLGDKVSVQCDSCAQDNVGRISFISPSAEYTPPVIYSRETNEKLIYRIEAEFTPQVAYRLHPGQPVMVSYSLDH encoded by the coding sequence ATGCATTTGAAACGGATTTGCATCATATTGGTTCTGGTCTGGACAACTGTTACCGCGGCGGGATGTTCGCGCAGCGAGCAGGGAAAAGCGCAAGGATATGTGGAAGGGCGCTATACATACATGGCAACCAGTGTGTCCGGAGTATTAAAACAGCTGCGGGTGCAACGCGGCGCACGCGTCAAACAGGGAGATATCTTGTTTGTGCTGGAAAAGAAACCTGAGAGCGATGAATACCGCGAGGCACAGGAAGATCTCAAGCAGTCTGTCGCGGCACGCGACGCGATCGCTGCAAATCTGGAATACGCAAAAATTACCTACCAGCGTTATAAAGTCCTGGTTCCAAAAAATGCGATAGAGAAATCCCAGCTCGATAACGCCAGATCCAATTATGAATCGCTGGCAGCGCAGCTCGCGCAGTCTAATGCCAAGATTGCCTCCACCAGCGCGGTGCTGGAGAAAATGAAATGGACTGAAGAGCAGAAAGAGGTTTCCGCGCCTGTGGACGCGGTGGTGTTTGATACTTATTATCGCCTGGGAGAATATACCTCAGCCAGCCAGCCGGTTTTGTCTCTTTTGGCGCCGGCGGACATCAAGGTGGTGTTTTACGTCAGTGAAACGGTTCTGGGCGGATTGAAGCTGGGAGACAAGGTATCTGTGCAATGCGATAGCTGCGCGCAAGATAATGTCGGCCGCATCAGTTTCATCTCTCCATCCGCTGAGTATACGCCTCCTGTCATTTACAGCAGGGAAACCAATGAAAAACTGATTTACCGGATTGAAGCGGAGTTTACTCCGCAGGTTGCCTATCGTCTGCATCCCGGCCAGCCCGTGATGGTTTCTTATTCTCTTGACCATTGA
- a CDS encoding outer membrane beta-barrel protein: protein MIRMNKSALPGLLLCFLCIWPVLSQAAIPGPYAGVGLGPSKLDTPSGDIFAVDPNSGGHTAKSAGGLGGRAYAGFNFNHYFGIEAGIARYAKTRYTGSLNNLNSSLEYSMNTIDIVAKTYLPLGESKLSLYALGGAAAVNNAVKYQDGGVPVVSDFLALNRGSKSQRKIRPVYGVGIGYDIPKSHMTAGVEFKRVQGLGNINTSTNAMPPANMATFSLTYNFD from the coding sequence ATGATACGAATGAATAAATCTGCCTTGCCAGGCTTGTTACTGTGTTTTCTCTGTATATGGCCTGTCTTGTCTCAAGCAGCCATTCCCGGGCCTTACGCGGGAGTGGGGCTGGGCCCGTCCAAACTGGATACGCCTTCCGGAGATATCTTTGCTGTGGATCCGAATTCGGGAGGTCATACAGCAAAATCAGCGGGCGGTCTGGGTGGAAGAGCGTATGCGGGATTTAATTTCAACCACTACTTCGGTATTGAGGCAGGCATTGCGCGGTATGCGAAAACACGTTACACGGGCAGTTTGAATAACCTCAATTCGTCGCTAGAGTATTCCATGAATACCATTGATATCGTCGCAAAAACCTATCTGCCCTTGGGCGAAAGCAAATTGAGTCTATATGCATTAGGCGGCGCCGCCGCGGTCAATAACGCAGTCAAATACCAGGATGGGGGGGTGCCTGTTGTGAGTGACTTCCTGGCTCTCAACCGCGGCTCAAAATCCCAGCGCAAAATCCGCCCTGTGTACGGGGTGGGTATAGGCTATGATATTCCAAAATCGCATATGACGGCTGGCGTGGAATTCAAGCGCGTCCAGGGTCTGGGTAATATCAATACCAGTACGAATGCCATGCCGCCGGCGAATATGGCGACATTCAGTCTGACATATAATTTTGACTAA
- the secD gene encoding protein translocase subunit SecD — MAALINRYPLWKYLLIIVVIIAAFIYAAPNLYPEYPAVQIMGSTTSVVDDSVLSTVETTLKNAHISYRDAQFQNQTLLFRFDSTDVQLKAKEAIQEALGDKYLVALNLANSTPSWLKSLGASPMKLGLDLRGGVHFLLQVDIDSVIQQRIEGDLRGIGQALRDERIRYSGITRKGNNQVLLQFKSQDVLDDAYSFVVRRYNEFTWEKQVKGDNFTLQGVLLQPAVFKFRQETLEQAMNTLRNRVNELGVSEAIVQQQGESRVSVDLPGIQDTAEAKNILGKTATLEFHMVDVEHDAVMAAREGVAPPDTHFYTYRDAPILLKNDIILRGSSVVSATSGFGEDGRPNVSVRLSGAGESRFTKTTAENIGKPMAVVYVEIKSTPKMENGKQVITYKTQRTIISVATIQSVLGSNFQITGLSSPNEARTLALLLRAGALPAPVTIIEERQVGPSLGKQNIRMGVLSIEVGMGLVVIFMALYYGVMGVIADLALAMNLVLVVALLSLLGATLTLPGIAGLVLTVAMAADANVLIFERIREEMRRGMGVQASIHAGYERAFTTIFDANITTLIVMMILFSLGSGMIKGIAITVTIGLMTSMFTAITGTRALVNLIYGGRPLKRISIGI, encoded by the coding sequence ATGGCAGCTTTAATTAACCGCTATCCGCTCTGGAAATATCTTCTGATAATTGTCGTCATCATCGCGGCATTTATTTATGCCGCACCCAATTTGTATCCGGAGTATCCTGCCGTGCAAATCATGGGTTCCACCACTTCCGTGGTGGATGACAGCGTGCTTTCGACGGTCGAAACAACGTTGAAGAACGCGCACATTTCATATCGCGATGCCCAGTTCCAGAATCAGACGCTTTTGTTCCGCTTTGATTCCACCGATGTTCAACTGAAAGCCAAGGAAGCCATCCAGGAAGCATTGGGTGACAAATATCTTGTGGCTCTCAATCTCGCGAATTCGACGCCGTCCTGGCTAAAGTCGTTAGGCGCTTCGCCCATGAAGCTTGGCCTGGATTTGCGCGGCGGGGTGCATTTTTTATTACAGGTGGATATTGACTCGGTGATCCAGCAGCGCATTGAAGGTGATTTGCGCGGAATCGGCCAGGCATTGCGGGATGAGCGCATCCGTTATTCCGGTATCACCCGCAAGGGAAATAATCAGGTGTTGCTGCAATTTAAATCGCAGGACGTGCTGGATGACGCCTACAGTTTCGTGGTGCGCCGCTATAACGAATTCACGTGGGAAAAACAGGTAAAAGGCGATAATTTTACTTTGCAAGGCGTTTTGTTGCAGCCCGCTGTGTTCAAGTTCAGACAGGAAACCCTGGAACAGGCCATGAATACTTTGCGTAACCGGGTCAACGAACTGGGTGTTTCTGAAGCGATTGTGCAGCAGCAGGGAGAAAGCCGCGTATCAGTGGATTTGCCGGGCATTCAGGATACGGCTGAAGCCAAAAACATATTGGGCAAGACCGCGACGCTGGAATTTCACATGGTGGATGTAGAACATGACGCTGTGATGGCTGCGCGTGAAGGTGTGGCGCCGCCTGATACCCATTTCTACACTTATCGCGACGCGCCTATTTTACTCAAGAACGATATTATCCTGCGCGGATCTTCCGTGGTAAGCGCCACCTCGGGATTTGGCGAGGACGGACGTCCCAATGTTTCTGTGCGTTTAAGCGGCGCGGGTGAAAGCCGGTTTACCAAGACCACGGCGGAAAATATTGGCAAGCCCATGGCGGTGGTGTACGTCGAAATCAAGTCAACACCCAAGATGGAAAACGGCAAGCAAGTCATTACCTATAAGACGCAGCGCACGATTATCAGTGTCGCGACCATACAAAGCGTGCTGGGCAGTAATTTCCAGATCACCGGCCTTAGCAGTCCGAACGAGGCGCGTACGCTGGCCTTGTTGCTGCGCGCCGGCGCGCTGCCTGCTCCCGTCACCATTATCGAAGAGCGGCAGGTTGGGCCCAGCCTGGGTAAACAGAATATCCGCATGGGTGTGTTGTCCATTGAGGTGGGCATGGGACTGGTCGTCATTTTCATGGCCTTATATTACGGTGTCATGGGAGTGATCGCTGATCTTGCGCTGGCCATGAATCTCGTTCTGGTCGTTGCTCTGCTGTCCCTGCTTGGGGCCACGCTGACTCTGCCGGGTATCGCGGGACTGGTGTTGACGGTGGCCATGGCGGCAGACGCGAACGTATTGATATTTGAGCGTATCCGTGAAGAAATGCGGCGCGGCATGGGTGTGCAGGCCAGTATTCATGCCGGTTATGAACGCGCATTCACGACTATTTTTGACGCTAATATCACTACGCTGATTGTCATGATGATTTTATTCAGCCTGGGTTCCGGCATGATCAAAGGCATCGCGATTACCGTGACCATTGGCTTGATGACCTCCATGTTCACAGCCATTACCGGCACGCGCGCGCTGGTCAATCTGATATATGGCGGACGCCCTCTCAAACGTATTTCTATCGGGATCTGA
- the yajC gene encoding preprotein translocase subunit YajC — MDQLLNFFVSNAYADSTASLPGAGQQGSSFSFLIMFAVFFVFIYFVIWRPQNKRAKEQQNLLNSLAKGDEVLTAGGLLGRIVKISGQYITLSIANNVDIVMQKSAIVNVMPKGTLKTME; from the coding sequence ATGGACCAATTACTGAATTTTTTTGTATCAAACGCCTATGCAGATTCAACAGCTTCTCTGCCTGGTGCCGGGCAGCAGGGCAGCAGTTTTTCTTTTCTGATCATGTTTGCGGTTTTTTTTGTATTCATTTATTTTGTGATCTGGCGTCCGCAAAACAAGCGCGCCAAGGAACAGCAGAATTTATTGAATTCACTGGCGAAAGGCGATGAAGTGCTGACTGCTGGCGGATTGCTTGGGCGCATTGTCAAAATCAGCGGACAGTATATTACCCTGTCCATCGCAAACAATGTTGATATTGTGATGCAAAAATCAGCTATTGTGAATGTCATGCCTAAGGGAACATTAAAAACAATGGAGTGA
- a CDS encoding ABC transporter ATP-binding protein, translating to MPMSDEYIVDVKDLTKSFNGKLAVNHVSLNVRRGEIFGFLGPNGSGKTTTIRMLCGLMIPDSGTGQCFGYDILNDARKIKRLVGYVPQTFSLYKDLTVTENLEFIARVYEEQDYITRARDLMAELGLDQYRNVLAGRLSGGWKQRLSLAAALIHDPKLLLLDEPTAGVDPKARRDFWNYISQLTAKGITSLVSTHYMDEAERCNRLAYIVYGSLMAEGSIKDIIKHVGLITWSASGKNLTTLADTMREQKGVEQVIAWGNELRICGTDAGLMQQAVDSQPGFTWQHVGTSLEEVFIHLVNERAAQKENV from the coding sequence ATGCCTATGTCAGACGAATATATTGTAGACGTCAAGGATTTAACAAAAAGTTTTAACGGCAAGCTGGCAGTGAATCATGTTTCCCTGAATGTGCGTCGCGGCGAGATTTTTGGGTTTCTGGGGCCGAATGGCAGCGGCAAGACCACCACCATACGCATGTTGTGCGGTTTAATGATACCGGATTCCGGAACCGGCCAGTGTTTCGGCTACGATATTCTGAATGACGCACGCAAGATCAAGCGCCTGGTTGGGTATGTTCCGCAAACATTCAGTTTGTACAAGGACTTGACCGTCACGGAAAATCTTGAATTTATCGCGCGAGTATATGAGGAGCAAGACTATATCACGCGCGCGCGTGATCTTATGGCGGAGCTGGGTCTGGATCAGTATCGAAATGTGCTGGCCGGCAGGCTGTCCGGCGGGTGGAAGCAAAGATTGTCGCTGGCGGCGGCGTTGATACATGACCCCAAACTGCTCTTGCTGGATGAACCCACAGCGGGTGTCGATCCCAAGGCCAGACGGGATTTCTGGAATTATATTTCTCAATTGACCGCGAAAGGGATCACTTCGCTGGTCAGCACACATTATATGGATGAGGCGGAGCGCTGCAATCGTCTGGCTTATATCGTTTATGGTTCATTGATGGCGGAAGGTTCCATCAAGGACATCATCAAGCATGTCGGTCTGATCACCTGGTCTGCGAGCGGAAAAAACCTGACGACGCTTGCGGATACCATGCGCGAACAGAAAGGCGTGGAACAAGTCATTGCCTGGGGCAATGAATTGAGAATATGCGGCACGGACGCTGGTTTGATGCAGCAGGCTGTAGACAGCCAGCCGGGATTTACCTGGCAGCATGTGGGAACCAGCCTGGAAGAAGTCTTTATCCACCTGGTCAATGAGCGGGCCGCGCAAAAAGAGAATGTATGA